Proteins from one Poecile atricapillus isolate bPoeAtr1 chromosome 14, bPoeAtr1.hap1, whole genome shotgun sequence genomic window:
- the CCP110 gene encoding centriolar coiled-coil protein of 110 kDa isoform X1: protein MKMEDYEIFCRKHLSRIQEEAIKGETSLTAQNKNISFIQFYGIPVLSPLLSLEKKKEIQQYKEKALDLETRKRESRKKTLLNRVQEIVENVQMKKGPSMTDVNTSEAESSCPDLDSKALTDFTALSDTNSACSPEKHGSMNLEKTPELRPSDTAGQTTSNVTEVVKAAEENVSSKPSKSRFSEATPYPKAASPDKVCNKLPSHTLQKQEGRVGSPSDEDVQDPCVMSLQNLIKKSREYIEKEQSKRTSKSSSKRSTSESHSDKENDGVKTTESVKDRAKFTGRSCTAQALDKPSLNKSNTLLQGASTHTNNTNMSTLSSFSKVDIPMRVGTPPLVDSDSDSELKKNSVFERDNSIVRSLTGSYAKLPSPEPSMSPKMHRRRPRPLSMGHIIINNPVNAYELSPKGKGRAMDLIMQDIADKNNVSESVPKFMVDFTTVCPGRVPAVPRSSSGPCDGLGAGKANRHSFGFFESRGTVSATVEGQMVMDNRGLFKVESSTSMAPPKVNEPFGSSQSAVAHKILAVNEMKPSTLPENTKCNSPMELNKSFDVENPSPLLMQSKNVRQQMDNTPNVSPANEQFPENFEKVKRRLDLDTDNCQKESSSCVLGVGMEEQEKQWLQEQKYPVGSVYITKNAVLENMAKEDILKNKMLAFEEMRKRLEEQHAQQLSILIAEQEREQEKLQKELEEQERKLKGKKVTTTEIEISKVNINSRMELEWRKKSESGLLESVQSQLETVHNTNSTSIGFAHTTPSTYSSTSETSFYLWGPSGSGVIKTSVCRPSNRIKTRWTQVFSPEIQMKFDKITAVAKGFLTRRLLQTEKLKHLKQTVKDTLEFIKTFQSEAPLKRGNVSAQDASLHERVMAQLRAALYDIHDIFFTMEASERMNILRHDREVRKEKMLRQMDKVKSPRERVPLSTATQKSLDRKKFMKASEMGIPSKKVIIKQKAPENRILQPNQGQNAPVHRLLCRQGTPKAPENGAGQNRRKASGSRVCNKSVSGAYAGRTQRKKQNVVII from the exons ATGAAGATGGAGGACTATGAAATATTCTGTAGGAAGCATCTTTCCAGAATCCAAGAAGAGGCAATAAAAGGAGAAACCTCTTTGACTGCTCAGAACAAAAATATCTCCTTCATTCAATTCTATGGCATCCCTGTGCTTTCCCCTCTG CTTagccttgaaaagaaaaaggaaatacagCAGTATAAGGAGAAAGCACTGGACCTAGAGACCAGGAAACGGGAGTCCCGGAAAAAAACTTTATTGAATCGTGTTCAGGAGATTGTAGAAAATGTCCAG ATGAAGAAAGGACCCAGCATGACTGATGTGAACACATCAGAGGCTGAGAGTTCTTGCCCTGATTTGGATTCAAAGGCTTTGACTGACTTCACAGCTCTATCAGATACCAATTCAGCATGTTCTCCTGAAAAGCATGGTTCCATGAACCTGGAAAAGACACCAGAACTTAGACCATCAGATACTGCAGGGCAAACAACATCAAATGTGACAGAAGTAGttaaagcagcagaagaaaatgtttcttcaaAGCCAAGTAAGAGTCGCTTCTCAGAAGCCACGCCGTATCCGAAGGCTGCATCTCCTGACAAGGTGTGTAACAAGCTCCCATCTCATACTCTGCAGAAGCAGGAGGGACGAGTGGGGTCACCATCAGATGAGGATGTCCAAGATCCATGTGTAATGAGTCTTCAGAATCTGATAAAGAAGTCTAGGGAGTACATAGAGAAAGAGCAAAGCAAGCGCACCTCAAAAAGCAGTTCAAAGAGGAGTACGAGTGAAAGTCATTCGGATAAAGAAAATGATGGTGTTAAAACAACCGAGTCTGTGAAAGACAGGGCAAAGTTTACAGGAAGAAGTTGCACTGCTCAGGCACTTGATAAACCCAGTCTTAATAAATCAAATACCCTTCTCCAAGGTGCCTCTACTCATACAAATAACACAAATATGTCCACTTTATCCAGTTTTTCTAAAGTGGACATACCTATGAGAGTTGGAACACCTCCTTTGGTGGATTCGGATTCGGATTCGGAATTGAAGAAGAATTCTGTGTTTGAGCGTGACAATAGCATTGTCAGGAGCCTCACAGGCTCTTATGCCAAATTGCCAAGCCCAGAGCCAAGCATGAGCCCTAAAATGCACCGACGGCGCCCCAGACCTTTATCCATGGGACACATCATTATAAACAACCCTGTGAATGCTTATGAGTTAAGTCCTAAAGGCAAGGGTAGAGCAATGGATTTAATCATGCAAGATATTGCAGATAAAAACAATGTATCTGAATCGGTGCCAAAGTTCATGGTGGACTTCACTACGGTTTGCCCTGGCAGAgttcctgctgtccccaggagtTCTTCAGGCCCTTGTGATGGGTTGGGGGCTGGCAAAGCGAATCGCCATTCCTTCGGGTTCTTTGAAAGCAGAGGAACAGTGTCGGCTACGGTGGAAGGACAGATGGTGATGGACAACAGAGGGCTGTTTAAAGTAGAGAGCAGTACTAGTATGGCACCTCCAAAAGTGAATGAGCCCTTTGGCAGCAGTCAGTCTGCAGTGGCACACAAGATCCTGGCTGTGAATGAAATGAAACCATCTACTTTgccagaaaacacaaaatgtaATTCTCCAATGGAACTCAATAAATCTTTTGATGTGGAAAATCCATCTCCACTACTAATGCAGAGCAAGAATGTGCGACAGCAGATGGATAATACTCCAAATGTTTCCCCAGCAAATGAGCAGTTCccagaaaattttgaaaaggtAAAACGTAGACTTGATTTGGACACCGACAACTGCCAAAAAGAAAGCAGTTCCTGTGTTCTAGGGGTTGGAATGGAAGAACAAGAGAAGCAGTGGCTGCAAGAACAGAAATATCCTGTGGGATCAGTTTACATTACCAAGAATGCAGTCCTTGAAAATATGGCAAAAG aagatattttaaaaaataaaatgctggcCTTTGAAGAAATGAgaaagagacttgaagaacagCATGCACAACAACTGTCGATTCTGATAGCTGAACAAGAGAGAGAACAGGAGAAATTACAGAAG GAACTGGAAGAGCAGGAGAGAAAGTTGAAAGGAAAGAAGGTTACTACAACGGAAATAGAAATTTCCAAAGTGAATATTAACAGTAGGATGGAGTTggagtggaggaaaaaaagtgaaagtgGCTTGCTGGAAAGTGTGCAGTCTCAGCTGGAGACAGTCCATAACACAAACTCCACCAGCATTG GTTTTGCTCATACAACACCCAGCACCTATTCTTCAACAAGTGAAACTTCATTTTATCTCTGGGGACCATCAGGTAGTGGAGTTATAAAAACCTCAGTATGCAGGCCAAGTAATAGGATCAAAACTAGGTGGACTCag gttttcagtccagagatACAAATGAAGTTTGACAAGATCACTGCAGTGGCAAAGGGATTTCTCACCCGTAGACTCCTACAGACAGAAAAACTGAAGCATCTTAAGCAAACTGTAAAA GATACTCTGGAGTTCATAAAAACTTTTCAGTCTGAAGCCCCATTGAAAAGAGGAAATGTGTCAGCACAAGATGCATCCCTTCATGAAAGAGTAATGGCTCAG CTACGAGCTGCTCTGTATGACATCCATGACATCTTTTTCACAATGGAGGCATCGGAGAGAATGAATATTCTGCGTCACGATCGTGAAGTTCGTAAAGAGAAGATGCTCAGGCAAATG gatAAAGTAAAGAGCCCAAGAGAACGAGTGCCACTTTCAACAGCTACACAGAAATCTCTGGACAGGAAAAAGTTCATGAA GGCTTCTGAAATGGGAATACCAAGTAAAAAAGTAATCATCAAACAAAAAGCTCCTGAAAATCG CATACTTCAACCAAACCAAGGACAGAATGCCCCAGTTCATAGACTGCTTTGCAGACAAGG aACCCCTAAGGCCCCAGAGAATGGGGCTGGGCAAAATAGAAGGAAGGCCTCAGGGAGCAGAGTCTGTAACAAGTCTGTTTCAG GAGCATATGCAGGAAGAACccaaagaaagaagcaaaatgtTGTGATAATTTAA
- the CCP110 gene encoding centriolar coiled-coil protein of 110 kDa isoform X3 produces MKMEDYEIFCRKHLSRIQEEAIKGETSLTAQNKNISFIQFYGIPVLSPLLSLEKKKEIQQYKEKALDLETRKRESRKKTLLNRVQEIVENVQMKKGPSMTDVNTSEAESSCPDLDSKALTDFTALSDTNSACSPEKHGSMNLEKTPELRPSDTAGQTTSNVTEVVKAAEENVSSKPSKSRFSEATPYPKAASPDKVCNKLPSHTLQKQEGRVGSPSDEDVQDPCVMSLQNLIKKSREYIEKEQSKRTSKSSSKRSTSESHSDKENDGVKTTESVKDRAKFTGRSCTAQALDKPSLNKSNTLLQGASTHTNNTNMSTLSSFSKVDIPMRVGTPPLVDSDSDSELKKNSVFERDNSIVRSLTGSYAKLPSPEPSMSPKMHRRRPRPLSMGHIIINNPVNAYELSPKGKGRAMDLIMQDIADKNNVSESVPKFMVDFTTVCPGRVPAVPRSSSGPCDGLGAGKANRHSFGFFESRGTVSATVEGQMVMDNRGLFKVESSTSMAPPKVNEPFGSSQSAVAHKILAVNEMKPSTLPENTKCNSPMELNKSFDVENPSPLLMQSKNVRQQMDNTPNVSPANEQFPENFEKVKRRLDLDTDNCQKESSSCVLGVGMEEQEKQWLQEQKYPVGSVYITKNAVLENMAKEDILKNKMLAFEEMRKRLEEQHAQQLSILIAEQEREQEKLQKELEEQERKLKGKKVTTTEIEISKVNINSRMELEWRKKSESGLLESVQSQLETVHNTNSTSIGFAHTTPSTYSSTSETSFYLWGPSGSGVIKTSVCRPSNRIKTRWTQVFSPEIQMKFDKITAVAKGFLTRRLLQTEKLKHLKQTVKDTLEFIKTFQSEAPLKRGNVSAQDASLHERVMAQLRAALYDIHDIFFTMEASERMNILRHDREVRKEKMLRQMDKVKSPRERVPLSTATQKSLDRKKFMKASEMGIPSKKVIIKQKAPENRILQPNQGQNAPVHRLLCRQGSICRKNPKKEAKCCDNLRRQHSLG; encoded by the exons ATGAAGATGGAGGACTATGAAATATTCTGTAGGAAGCATCTTTCCAGAATCCAAGAAGAGGCAATAAAAGGAGAAACCTCTTTGACTGCTCAGAACAAAAATATCTCCTTCATTCAATTCTATGGCATCCCTGTGCTTTCCCCTCTG CTTagccttgaaaagaaaaaggaaatacagCAGTATAAGGAGAAAGCACTGGACCTAGAGACCAGGAAACGGGAGTCCCGGAAAAAAACTTTATTGAATCGTGTTCAGGAGATTGTAGAAAATGTCCAG ATGAAGAAAGGACCCAGCATGACTGATGTGAACACATCAGAGGCTGAGAGTTCTTGCCCTGATTTGGATTCAAAGGCTTTGACTGACTTCACAGCTCTATCAGATACCAATTCAGCATGTTCTCCTGAAAAGCATGGTTCCATGAACCTGGAAAAGACACCAGAACTTAGACCATCAGATACTGCAGGGCAAACAACATCAAATGTGACAGAAGTAGttaaagcagcagaagaaaatgtttcttcaaAGCCAAGTAAGAGTCGCTTCTCAGAAGCCACGCCGTATCCGAAGGCTGCATCTCCTGACAAGGTGTGTAACAAGCTCCCATCTCATACTCTGCAGAAGCAGGAGGGACGAGTGGGGTCACCATCAGATGAGGATGTCCAAGATCCATGTGTAATGAGTCTTCAGAATCTGATAAAGAAGTCTAGGGAGTACATAGAGAAAGAGCAAAGCAAGCGCACCTCAAAAAGCAGTTCAAAGAGGAGTACGAGTGAAAGTCATTCGGATAAAGAAAATGATGGTGTTAAAACAACCGAGTCTGTGAAAGACAGGGCAAAGTTTACAGGAAGAAGTTGCACTGCTCAGGCACTTGATAAACCCAGTCTTAATAAATCAAATACCCTTCTCCAAGGTGCCTCTACTCATACAAATAACACAAATATGTCCACTTTATCCAGTTTTTCTAAAGTGGACATACCTATGAGAGTTGGAACACCTCCTTTGGTGGATTCGGATTCGGATTCGGAATTGAAGAAGAATTCTGTGTTTGAGCGTGACAATAGCATTGTCAGGAGCCTCACAGGCTCTTATGCCAAATTGCCAAGCCCAGAGCCAAGCATGAGCCCTAAAATGCACCGACGGCGCCCCAGACCTTTATCCATGGGACACATCATTATAAACAACCCTGTGAATGCTTATGAGTTAAGTCCTAAAGGCAAGGGTAGAGCAATGGATTTAATCATGCAAGATATTGCAGATAAAAACAATGTATCTGAATCGGTGCCAAAGTTCATGGTGGACTTCACTACGGTTTGCCCTGGCAGAgttcctgctgtccccaggagtTCTTCAGGCCCTTGTGATGGGTTGGGGGCTGGCAAAGCGAATCGCCATTCCTTCGGGTTCTTTGAAAGCAGAGGAACAGTGTCGGCTACGGTGGAAGGACAGATGGTGATGGACAACAGAGGGCTGTTTAAAGTAGAGAGCAGTACTAGTATGGCACCTCCAAAAGTGAATGAGCCCTTTGGCAGCAGTCAGTCTGCAGTGGCACACAAGATCCTGGCTGTGAATGAAATGAAACCATCTACTTTgccagaaaacacaaaatgtaATTCTCCAATGGAACTCAATAAATCTTTTGATGTGGAAAATCCATCTCCACTACTAATGCAGAGCAAGAATGTGCGACAGCAGATGGATAATACTCCAAATGTTTCCCCAGCAAATGAGCAGTTCccagaaaattttgaaaaggtAAAACGTAGACTTGATTTGGACACCGACAACTGCCAAAAAGAAAGCAGTTCCTGTGTTCTAGGGGTTGGAATGGAAGAACAAGAGAAGCAGTGGCTGCAAGAACAGAAATATCCTGTGGGATCAGTTTACATTACCAAGAATGCAGTCCTTGAAAATATGGCAAAAG aagatattttaaaaaataaaatgctggcCTTTGAAGAAATGAgaaagagacttgaagaacagCATGCACAACAACTGTCGATTCTGATAGCTGAACAAGAGAGAGAACAGGAGAAATTACAGAAG GAACTGGAAGAGCAGGAGAGAAAGTTGAAAGGAAAGAAGGTTACTACAACGGAAATAGAAATTTCCAAAGTGAATATTAACAGTAGGATGGAGTTggagtggaggaaaaaaagtgaaagtgGCTTGCTGGAAAGTGTGCAGTCTCAGCTGGAGACAGTCCATAACACAAACTCCACCAGCATTG GTTTTGCTCATACAACACCCAGCACCTATTCTTCAACAAGTGAAACTTCATTTTATCTCTGGGGACCATCAGGTAGTGGAGTTATAAAAACCTCAGTATGCAGGCCAAGTAATAGGATCAAAACTAGGTGGACTCag gttttcagtccagagatACAAATGAAGTTTGACAAGATCACTGCAGTGGCAAAGGGATTTCTCACCCGTAGACTCCTACAGACAGAAAAACTGAAGCATCTTAAGCAAACTGTAAAA GATACTCTGGAGTTCATAAAAACTTTTCAGTCTGAAGCCCCATTGAAAAGAGGAAATGTGTCAGCACAAGATGCATCCCTTCATGAAAGAGTAATGGCTCAG CTACGAGCTGCTCTGTATGACATCCATGACATCTTTTTCACAATGGAGGCATCGGAGAGAATGAATATTCTGCGTCACGATCGTGAAGTTCGTAAAGAGAAGATGCTCAGGCAAATG gatAAAGTAAAGAGCCCAAGAGAACGAGTGCCACTTTCAACAGCTACACAGAAATCTCTGGACAGGAAAAAGTTCATGAA GGCTTCTGAAATGGGAATACCAAGTAAAAAAGTAATCATCAAACAAAAAGCTCCTGAAAATCG CATACTTCAACCAAACCAAGGACAGAATGCCCCAGTTCATAGACTGCTTTGCAGACAAGG GAGCATATGCAGGAAGAACccaaagaaagaagcaaaatgtTGTGATAATTTAAGAAGACAACATTCACTGGGATAA
- the CCP110 gene encoding centriolar coiled-coil protein of 110 kDa isoform X2, whose translation MKMEDYEIFCRKHLSRIQEEAIKGETSLTAQNKNISFIQFYGIPVLSPLLSLEKKKEIQQYKEKALDLETRKRESRKKTLLNRVQEIVENVQMKKGPSMTDVNTSEAESSCPDLDSKALTDFTALSDTNSACSPEKHGSMNLEKTPELRPSDTAGQTTSNVTEVVKAAEENVSSKPSKSRFSEATPYPKAASPDKVCNKLPSHTLQKQEGRVGSPSDEDVQDPCVMSLQNLIKKSREYIEKEQSKRTSKSSSKRSTSESHSDKENDGVKTTESVKDRAKFTGRSCTAQALDKPSLNKSNTLLQGASTHTNNTNMSTLSSFSKVDIPMRVGTPPLVDSDSDSELKKNSVFERDNSIVRSLTGSYAKLPSPEPSMSPKMHRRRPRPLSMGHIIINNPVNAYELSPKGKGRAMDLIMQDIADKNNVSESVPKFMVDFTTVCPGRVPAVPRSSSGPCDGLGAGKANRHSFGFFESRGTVSATVEGQMVMDNRGLFKVESSTSMAPPKVNEPFGSSQSAVAHKILAVNEMKPSTLPENTKCNSPMELNKSFDVENPSPLLMQSKNVRQQMDNTPNVSPANEQFPENFEKVKRRLDLDTDNCQKESSSCVLGVGMEEQEKQWLQEQKYPVGSVYITKNAVLENMAKDILKNKMLAFEEMRKRLEEQHAQQLSILIAEQEREQEKLQKELEEQERKLKGKKVTTTEIEISKVNINSRMELEWRKKSESGLLESVQSQLETVHNTNSTSIGFAHTTPSTYSSTSETSFYLWGPSGSGVIKTSVCRPSNRIKTRWTQVFSPEIQMKFDKITAVAKGFLTRRLLQTEKLKHLKQTVKDTLEFIKTFQSEAPLKRGNVSAQDASLHERVMAQLRAALYDIHDIFFTMEASERMNILRHDREVRKEKMLRQMDKVKSPRERVPLSTATQKSLDRKKFMKASEMGIPSKKVIIKQKAPENRILQPNQGQNAPVHRLLCRQGTPKAPENGAGQNRRKASGSRVCNKSVSGAYAGRTQRKKQNVVII comes from the exons ATGAAGATGGAGGACTATGAAATATTCTGTAGGAAGCATCTTTCCAGAATCCAAGAAGAGGCAATAAAAGGAGAAACCTCTTTGACTGCTCAGAACAAAAATATCTCCTTCATTCAATTCTATGGCATCCCTGTGCTTTCCCCTCTG CTTagccttgaaaagaaaaaggaaatacagCAGTATAAGGAGAAAGCACTGGACCTAGAGACCAGGAAACGGGAGTCCCGGAAAAAAACTTTATTGAATCGTGTTCAGGAGATTGTAGAAAATGTCCAG ATGAAGAAAGGACCCAGCATGACTGATGTGAACACATCAGAGGCTGAGAGTTCTTGCCCTGATTTGGATTCAAAGGCTTTGACTGACTTCACAGCTCTATCAGATACCAATTCAGCATGTTCTCCTGAAAAGCATGGTTCCATGAACCTGGAAAAGACACCAGAACTTAGACCATCAGATACTGCAGGGCAAACAACATCAAATGTGACAGAAGTAGttaaagcagcagaagaaaatgtttcttcaaAGCCAAGTAAGAGTCGCTTCTCAGAAGCCACGCCGTATCCGAAGGCTGCATCTCCTGACAAGGTGTGTAACAAGCTCCCATCTCATACTCTGCAGAAGCAGGAGGGACGAGTGGGGTCACCATCAGATGAGGATGTCCAAGATCCATGTGTAATGAGTCTTCAGAATCTGATAAAGAAGTCTAGGGAGTACATAGAGAAAGAGCAAAGCAAGCGCACCTCAAAAAGCAGTTCAAAGAGGAGTACGAGTGAAAGTCATTCGGATAAAGAAAATGATGGTGTTAAAACAACCGAGTCTGTGAAAGACAGGGCAAAGTTTACAGGAAGAAGTTGCACTGCTCAGGCACTTGATAAACCCAGTCTTAATAAATCAAATACCCTTCTCCAAGGTGCCTCTACTCATACAAATAACACAAATATGTCCACTTTATCCAGTTTTTCTAAAGTGGACATACCTATGAGAGTTGGAACACCTCCTTTGGTGGATTCGGATTCGGATTCGGAATTGAAGAAGAATTCTGTGTTTGAGCGTGACAATAGCATTGTCAGGAGCCTCACAGGCTCTTATGCCAAATTGCCAAGCCCAGAGCCAAGCATGAGCCCTAAAATGCACCGACGGCGCCCCAGACCTTTATCCATGGGACACATCATTATAAACAACCCTGTGAATGCTTATGAGTTAAGTCCTAAAGGCAAGGGTAGAGCAATGGATTTAATCATGCAAGATATTGCAGATAAAAACAATGTATCTGAATCGGTGCCAAAGTTCATGGTGGACTTCACTACGGTTTGCCCTGGCAGAgttcctgctgtccccaggagtTCTTCAGGCCCTTGTGATGGGTTGGGGGCTGGCAAAGCGAATCGCCATTCCTTCGGGTTCTTTGAAAGCAGAGGAACAGTGTCGGCTACGGTGGAAGGACAGATGGTGATGGACAACAGAGGGCTGTTTAAAGTAGAGAGCAGTACTAGTATGGCACCTCCAAAAGTGAATGAGCCCTTTGGCAGCAGTCAGTCTGCAGTGGCACACAAGATCCTGGCTGTGAATGAAATGAAACCATCTACTTTgccagaaaacacaaaatgtaATTCTCCAATGGAACTCAATAAATCTTTTGATGTGGAAAATCCATCTCCACTACTAATGCAGAGCAAGAATGTGCGACAGCAGATGGATAATACTCCAAATGTTTCCCCAGCAAATGAGCAGTTCccagaaaattttgaaaaggtAAAACGTAGACTTGATTTGGACACCGACAACTGCCAAAAAGAAAGCAGTTCCTGTGTTCTAGGGGTTGGAATGGAAGAACAAGAGAAGCAGTGGCTGCAAGAACAGAAATATCCTGTGGGATCAGTTTACATTACCAAGAATGCAGTCCTTGAAAATATGGCAAAAG atattttaaaaaataaaatgctggcCTTTGAAGAAATGAgaaagagacttgaagaacagCATGCACAACAACTGTCGATTCTGATAGCTGAACAAGAGAGAGAACAGGAGAAATTACAGAAG GAACTGGAAGAGCAGGAGAGAAAGTTGAAAGGAAAGAAGGTTACTACAACGGAAATAGAAATTTCCAAAGTGAATATTAACAGTAGGATGGAGTTggagtggaggaaaaaaagtgaaagtgGCTTGCTGGAAAGTGTGCAGTCTCAGCTGGAGACAGTCCATAACACAAACTCCACCAGCATTG GTTTTGCTCATACAACACCCAGCACCTATTCTTCAACAAGTGAAACTTCATTTTATCTCTGGGGACCATCAGGTAGTGGAGTTATAAAAACCTCAGTATGCAGGCCAAGTAATAGGATCAAAACTAGGTGGACTCag gttttcagtccagagatACAAATGAAGTTTGACAAGATCACTGCAGTGGCAAAGGGATTTCTCACCCGTAGACTCCTACAGACAGAAAAACTGAAGCATCTTAAGCAAACTGTAAAA GATACTCTGGAGTTCATAAAAACTTTTCAGTCTGAAGCCCCATTGAAAAGAGGAAATGTGTCAGCACAAGATGCATCCCTTCATGAAAGAGTAATGGCTCAG CTACGAGCTGCTCTGTATGACATCCATGACATCTTTTTCACAATGGAGGCATCGGAGAGAATGAATATTCTGCGTCACGATCGTGAAGTTCGTAAAGAGAAGATGCTCAGGCAAATG gatAAAGTAAAGAGCCCAAGAGAACGAGTGCCACTTTCAACAGCTACACAGAAATCTCTGGACAGGAAAAAGTTCATGAA GGCTTCTGAAATGGGAATACCAAGTAAAAAAGTAATCATCAAACAAAAAGCTCCTGAAAATCG CATACTTCAACCAAACCAAGGACAGAATGCCCCAGTTCATAGACTGCTTTGCAGACAAGG aACCCCTAAGGCCCCAGAGAATGGGGCTGGGCAAAATAGAAGGAAGGCCTCAGGGAGCAGAGTCTGTAACAAGTCTGTTTCAG GAGCATATGCAGGAAGAACccaaagaaagaagcaaaatgtTGTGATAATTTAA